In the Duncaniella freteri genome, one interval contains:
- a CDS encoding aspartate kinase: MKVLKFGGTSVGSAERIRHVADLVSTRGKNIIVLSAMAGTTNTLVEIAGYLYKRNINGAKETINLLESKYLKTLSSLYDKHESRERALKEIKACFNYIRSFTQRESFSEIEEKIILAQGEIMSVAMMTILLNERGLYAESLPALDFMKTGANSEPDMQHIQLHLQPLLDKYMDADIFVTQGFICRNSTGEIDNLQRGGSDYTASLIGAAIEADEIEIWTDIDGMHNNDPRFVEKTDPVSELHYEEAAELAYFGAKILHPTCVLPAKVNNIPVRLLNTMDPDAHGTLIYNNISDPSIKAVAAKDNVVAIKIKSSRMLLAYGFLTKVFETFEKYKTPIDMIATSEVGVSLTIDSERFLPEIADELQKFGTVTIDKDMVIVCVVGNMEWTNTGYEARAVEALADIPVRMISYGGSNYNISFLIRKEDKIKALNRLSERLFND, encoded by the coding sequence ATGAAAGTTTTAAAATTTGGTGGCACATCAGTTGGCTCTGCCGAGAGAATTCGCCACGTCGCTGACCTCGTGAGCACCCGAGGCAAAAACATCATAGTACTGTCTGCTATGGCAGGAACGACAAACACACTCGTAGAGATAGCCGGATACCTTTATAAACGTAATATCAATGGAGCCAAGGAGACAATCAATCTCCTTGAGTCAAAATATCTTAAGACACTCTCATCTCTGTACGACAAACATGAAAGCCGCGAACGAGCCCTAAAGGAGATAAAGGCTTGCTTCAATTATATCCGTTCATTCACCCAAAGAGAGTCATTCAGCGAAATCGAAGAAAAGATCATCCTCGCTCAAGGAGAAATCATGAGCGTAGCTATGATGACCATCCTGCTCAACGAACGCGGCCTCTATGCCGAATCACTCCCGGCTCTTGATTTCATGAAAACAGGAGCGAACTCCGAGCCCGATATGCAGCATATACAACTGCATCTCCAGCCGTTGCTCGACAAATATATGGATGCCGACATCTTCGTCACACAGGGATTCATATGTCGTAATTCAACCGGTGAGATCGACAATCTACAGCGTGGAGGAAGCGACTACACCGCATCGCTCATCGGTGCCGCCATCGAAGCTGACGAGATCGAAATATGGACCGACATTGATGGCATGCACAACAACGACCCACGTTTTGTCGAAAAGACCGATCCTGTAAGCGAGCTACATTACGAGGAAGCTGCCGAACTTGCTTATTTCGGAGCAAAGATACTTCATCCCACCTGCGTACTTCCCGCAAAGGTCAACAACATACCTGTACGCCTCCTCAATACCATGGACCCGGATGCTCACGGAACCCTCATCTACAATAATATATCCGACCCGAGCATCAAGGCTGTAGCAGCCAAGGATAATGTGGTAGCCATCAAGATCAAAAGCTCTCGCATGCTCCTCGCATACGGATTCCTTACGAAAGTGTTCGAGACATTCGAAAAATACAAGACTCCTATCGACATGATAGCCACAAGCGAAGTGGGCGTATCTCTTACAATCGACTCCGAACGCTTCCTTCCTGAAATAGCCGACGAACTCCAGAAATTCGGTACCGTCACCATCGACAAAGATATGGTGATCGTATGTGTGGTAGGTAATATGGAATGGACCAACACAGGATACGAAGCCCGAGCAGTAGAAGCACTCGCTGATATTCCTGTACGTATGATATCCTACGGAGGCTCCAATTATAATATCTCGTTCCTTATACGTAAGGAGGACAAAATCAAAGCCCTAAACCGCTTGAGCGAACGGCTATTTAACGATTAA
- a CDS encoding tetratricopeptide repeat protein, protein MQRILRTVPFIIFQAIALLSSAQINTDQVMRIGANNLYFEDYVLSIQYFNQVIDVKPYLAKPYFLRSIAKLNLDDYLGAEKDATLAIERNPFIVDAWEVRGVARQNMGKNREAIQDYDQALSLLPDNRGLLYNKAMAQQDIKDLDGAAETYLTLLKRFPNFDGGYIGRARLRLEQKDTIAALSDIEKALEINSNSINGYLMRADIAINSDKNYASALEDMNHAIKLQPKYAGYFINRAYLKYMTDDFQGAFADYDYALQLEPHNTTALFNRGLLRAEVHDTNKAIADFSSVLALNDKDYKTLYNRSMLLAEIGDFDSALKDLNQVIDAFPDFAAAYFMRYDINRRKGDMTSAKVDYDKSLALAKTRVQISPLIPNADISADSIENNPDSNSKEELADNNSYSQEQVKRRFTTLTTIQDNSSPEQIFNNKSIKGKVQDRNIAIEMEPIFAISYYTSPTELKMSGDYIREVDDINSTRMLRFVLQVTNHEPSMTDEETAQNHFNSIKYYNSYIAGHEPRAIDYLGRAMDYMTLRDYEHAIADLDKAISLTPDFTLAYLIRANARYLNTKLSNNIGEQHAPKIQGIALPHAGQLRAAIADIDSVIRLSPSMPIAYYNKGVMLAGEGDHTSALQCFNKAIELKPDFGEAYYNRGYVFLSLGNKDAAFADLSRAGGLGIVPSYNLLKRMSSK, encoded by the coding sequence ATGCAAAGAATACTCCGGACAGTTCCGTTTATAATATTTCAAGCCATCGCATTATTATCCTCAGCACAGATCAACACTGATCAAGTGATGCGCATAGGAGCCAATAATCTCTATTTTGAAGACTATGTGCTATCCATCCAGTACTTCAATCAGGTGATCGATGTGAAGCCTTATCTTGCGAAGCCTTATTTTCTCAGATCGATAGCAAAACTTAATCTTGATGACTATCTGGGAGCAGAGAAGGATGCCACACTCGCCATAGAACGTAACCCTTTCATAGTGGATGCATGGGAAGTACGAGGCGTGGCTCGTCAGAACATGGGAAAAAACCGGGAGGCAATCCAGGATTATGACCAGGCCCTATCACTGCTGCCCGACAACCGTGGGCTTCTCTATAACAAAGCAATGGCACAACAGGACATCAAGGATCTTGATGGGGCAGCCGAGACTTATCTGACATTGCTGAAAAGATTCCCCAATTTTGACGGAGGATACATAGGCCGTGCTCGCCTGCGGCTTGAACAGAAGGACACCATAGCCGCCCTTTCTGATATCGAGAAAGCACTGGAGATCAACAGCAACTCGATCAACGGCTATCTTATGAGGGCTGATATAGCCATCAATTCCGATAAAAATTACGCCTCGGCACTCGAAGATATGAACCATGCCATAAAACTGCAACCAAAGTATGCCGGATATTTCATAAACAGAGCCTACCTGAAATACATGACTGATGATTTTCAGGGTGCATTTGCCGATTACGACTATGCTCTTCAGCTTGAGCCACACAATACAACAGCATTATTCAACCGTGGACTTCTACGAGCCGAAGTCCATGACACCAACAAAGCGATAGCCGACTTCTCGTCAGTGCTTGCCCTGAATGACAAAGACTACAAAACACTCTACAACCGTTCGATGCTGCTCGCCGAAATCGGGGACTTCGACTCTGCGCTCAAGGATCTAAATCAGGTGATCGACGCATTCCCTGATTTTGCAGCCGCTTACTTTATGAGATATGACATCAACCGAAGGAAAGGTGACATGACATCCGCAAAGGTTGATTATGACAAGTCGCTCGCCCTTGCAAAGACCAGGGTACAGATATCTCCACTAATTCCCAATGCAGATATCTCAGCCGATTCCATCGAAAATAATCCTGACTCAAATAGCAAAGAAGAACTTGCTGACAACAACTCTTATAGCCAGGAACAAGTGAAACGCCGTTTCACCACTCTGACAACCATCCAGGACAATTCATCTCCGGAACAGATATTCAACAACAAAAGCATAAAAGGAAAAGTACAGGATCGCAATATAGCCATAGAAATGGAACCTATATTCGCCATATCCTACTATACATCCCCAACAGAGCTAAAAATGAGCGGCGACTATATACGTGAGGTGGATGACATAAATTCCACACGCATGTTACGCTTCGTGCTCCAGGTCACCAACCATGAACCATCAATGACTGATGAGGAGACCGCTCAGAATCATTTCAATTCTATAAAATACTACAATTCATATATCGCTGGTCACGAACCGAGAGCCATTGATTATCTTGGCAGAGCCATGGATTACATGACCCTACGCGATTACGAACATGCAATCGCGGATCTTGACAAAGCCATTTCACTAACTCCAGATTTCACGCTCGCGTACCTCATACGAGCCAATGCACGCTACCTAAACACTAAGCTGTCGAACAATATCGGAGAGCAACACGCTCCGAAGATACAAGGCATAGCACTTCCCCATGCCGGACAACTGCGTGCAGCTATTGCCGACATCGATTCTGTGATAAGACTTTCCCCTTCAATGCCGATCGCCTATTATAACAAAGGTGTGATGCTGGCTGGAGAAGGTGACCACACGTCAGCTCTACAATGTTTCAACAAAGCTATTGAACTAAAGCCGGATTTCGGTGAGGCATATTACAATCGAGGCTATGTGTTCCTGTCACTTGGCAACAAAGATGCGGCATTTGCCGACCTGAGTCGCGCAGGAGGTCTTGGCATTGTGCCGTCTTACAATCTTCTGAAACGTATGTCATCAAAATAA
- a CDS encoding M15 family metallopeptidase — protein sequence MLFLSSLAICAQDIEMKFRELGFIDISELNPDVRVELMYAGDDNFTGQVLYGGLTRAWLHPDAARAVDKAQKKLSEIMPGYRLLVKDAARPMSVQRRMFNAVKGTSKANYVANPAKGGGLHNYGLAVDVTIEDAQGNELDMGTPVDHLGPEANIDREPLLVKKGVMSEYARQNRLLLRKVMKDAGFKPLRTEWWHFNLVSKAIAREKYKRLDF from the coding sequence ATGCTTTTCCTCTCATCATTAGCTATCTGCGCCCAGGATATTGAGATGAAATTCCGGGAACTTGGTTTCATTGACATTTCAGAACTCAACCCTGATGTAAGGGTGGAATTGATGTATGCCGGAGACGATAATTTCACTGGTCAAGTTCTTTATGGAGGGCTCACGAGGGCATGGCTGCATCCCGATGCCGCGCGGGCTGTTGATAAAGCTCAGAAAAAATTGTCGGAGATCATGCCTGGATATCGTCTGCTTGTCAAGGATGCCGCGCGTCCGATGAGTGTGCAGAGGAGGATGTTCAATGCCGTTAAGGGAACATCTAAAGCTAACTATGTGGCTAATCCGGCAAAAGGTGGCGGGCTTCATAACTATGGGTTGGCTGTGGATGTGACTATTGAGGATGCCCAAGGCAATGAACTTGACATGGGTACCCCTGTGGACCATTTGGGTCCTGAAGCTAACATTGACCGTGAGCCTCTGTTGGTCAAGAAGGGCGTAATGAGTGAATATGCCAGGCAGAACCGATTGTTGTTGCGTAAAGTCATGAAGGATGCAGGATTCAAGCCGTTACGCACCGAATGGTGGCACTTCAATCTTGTCAGCAAGGCTATCGCTCGTGAAAAGTATAAGCGTCTGGACTTTTGA
- a CDS encoding DUF4332 domain-containing protein, with product MSYKISQIEGIGEAYARQLEAVGVNTVEQLLEKCSSKKGRTLLADETGISEKLILKWTNHADLFRIKGVAGQFAELLEAAGVDTVKEFRHRVASNLHIKLVEINDARNICNRVPSVFELERMIVQAKELPPVLTY from the coding sequence ATGTCATATAAGATTTCACAGATTGAGGGTATAGGCGAGGCTTATGCCCGACAACTTGAGGCTGTCGGTGTGAATACCGTTGAGCAACTCCTTGAAAAGTGTTCAAGCAAGAAGGGGAGAACTCTTCTGGCTGATGAGACCGGTATAAGCGAGAAGCTTATTCTCAAATGGACTAACCATGCCGACTTGTTTCGTATTAAAGGTGTGGCAGGTCAGTTTGCCGAACTTCTTGAGGCTGCCGGTGTGGACACTGTGAAAGAATTCCGTCATCGTGTGGCATCCAATCTTCATATAAAGCTTGTTGAGATCAATGATGCAAGGAATATATGCAATCGTGTCCCTTCTGTATTTGAGCTTGAAAGGATGATAGTGCAGGCAAAAGAACTTCCACCGGTCTTGACGTATTGA
- a CDS encoding peptide chain release factor 3 gives MSLNEEIARRRTFAIISHPDAGKTTLTEKLLLFGGAIHVAGAVKSNKIKKTATSDWMEIEKQRGISVATSVMGFNYGDYKINILDTPGHQDFAEDTYRTLTAVDSVIIVVDVAKGVERQTRKLMEVCRMRNTPVIIFVNKLDREGRDPFDILDELESELKIRVRPLSWPINIGEKFKGVYNIFEQSLDLFTPDKQRVSERVEIDSVDDPRIDVAVGEADASKLREDLELIEGVYPEFNVAEYLDGKVAPVFFGSALNTFGVKELLDCFVQIAPAPRPTQSEERVINPEEEGFSGFVFKIHANMDPNHRSCIAFVKICSGKFERNAPYKHIRLGKTLKFAAPTAFMAQKKNVVDEAYPGDIVGIPDTGNFKIGDTITSGENLHFKGLPSFSPEMFKYIENADPMKSKQLDKGVQQLMDEGVAQLFTNQFNGRRIIGTVGQLQFEVIQYRLEHEYGAQCRWEPISLYKACWIESDDAEALAAFKKRKFQFMATDKEGRDVFLADSNYVLQMAQSDFPKIRFHFSSEF, from the coding sequence ATGAGCCTAAACGAAGAAATAGCGCGCAGACGCACCTTTGCAATCATATCTCATCCTGACGCCGGCAAGACTACCCTAACAGAGAAGCTGCTGCTTTTTGGTGGTGCGATCCATGTGGCAGGAGCTGTTAAGTCGAATAAAATAAAAAAGACCGCAACATCCGACTGGATGGAGATTGAGAAGCAGCGCGGTATCTCTGTGGCTACCTCCGTCATGGGGTTCAATTATGGTGACTACAAGATCAATATTCTTGATACACCGGGACACCAGGACTTTGCCGAGGACACCTACCGCACTCTGACAGCAGTCGACAGTGTTATCATTGTTGTGGATGTCGCAAAAGGTGTGGAACGTCAGACCCGTAAACTTATGGAGGTGTGCCGTATGCGCAACACTCCGGTGATAATTTTTGTCAACAAACTTGATAGAGAGGGTCGGGATCCGTTTGACATTCTTGACGAGCTTGAAAGCGAATTGAAGATCAGGGTGCGGCCATTGTCCTGGCCTATAAACATCGGTGAGAAATTCAAGGGAGTATATAACATTTTCGAGCAGTCTCTCGACCTTTTTACTCCTGATAAGCAGCGAGTGAGCGAGCGTGTCGAGATTGATTCGGTGGATGATCCCCGAATTGATGTGGCTGTAGGAGAGGCGGATGCATCCAAGTTGCGTGAGGATCTGGAGTTGATCGAAGGGGTATACCCTGAATTTAATGTTGCTGAGTATCTTGACGGAAAGGTTGCACCGGTGTTCTTTGGTTCTGCGCTCAACACATTCGGGGTAAAGGAGCTTCTTGACTGCTTTGTTCAGATTGCTCCGGCACCACGTCCTACTCAGTCGGAGGAACGTGTCATAAATCCAGAAGAGGAAGGGTTCTCAGGGTTTGTGTTCAAGATCCATGCCAATATGGACCCCAATCATCGTTCCTGTATAGCTTTCGTAAAGATTTGCTCAGGCAAGTTTGAGCGAAATGCACCATATAAACATATCCGTTTAGGTAAGACTCTCAAGTTTGCAGCTCCTACGGCTTTTATGGCACAGAAGAAAAATGTGGTTGATGAGGCATATCCAGGAGATATTGTCGGAATCCCGGATACCGGTAACTTTAAGATAGGGGATACCATCACATCAGGAGAGAATCTGCATTTTAAAGGATTGCCGTCATTCTCTCCCGAGATGTTCAAGTATATTGAGAATGCCGACCCAATGAAGTCAAAACAGCTTGACAAGGGTGTGCAGCAACTTATGGATGAAGGTGTAGCTCAGCTTTTCACCAACCAGTTCAACGGACGCCGTATCATCGGTACTGTAGGTCAGCTTCAGTTTGAAGTGATACAATATCGACTTGAGCACGAGTATGGTGCCCAGTGTCGTTGGGAGCCGATATCCTTGTATAAGGCATGTTGGATAGAGAGTGATGATGCAGAGGCATTGGCTGCATTCAAGAAAAGGAAATTCCAGTTCATGGCAACCGATAAAGAGGGTCGTGATGTATTCCTTGCCGACTCCAATTATGTCCTTCAGATGGCGCAATCTGATTTCCCTAAAATTCGCTTCCATTTTTCCAGCGAATTCTGA
- a CDS encoding sodium:solute symporter — protein MFGYLFGRKKQSSDEFTRGNGKVPGWIVGLSIFASFCSSISFLGYCSSAFMGNWNAFVFTLSILPAGLLAMWYFVPFYRSLGSISAYSYFEKRFGRWARLYASVFYLFTQICRSGAILFLLAVPMNVLMGWNIPIVVTITGLGIVLYSQKGGLKSVIWTEALQGAILVGGALICLIVLYWGMPEGPEQAIKICLEHNKFSLGSFDGSLVESTFWVCLIYGMFTNLNNFAIDQSYTQRYCAAPSLKEARKSAFWGSLLTLPVNFILFLIGSGLFAFYYINPGDLPEGIKSDFVFPYFIIHEMPVGLVGLLIASIFCAGMSTVATSVTSSGTIILTDFYSHMFPNSSDERKVTVLRVASVAIGILGIGVALCFLLVDNALDAWWALSSICSGGVLGMFLLAYLCPKAKKNHVVPGVIVGVASLILIALQTKLTDWWDIPQFVHINLSIVISTLLIFLIGFLLVQLLNRRNEKQI, from the coding sequence GTGTTCGGATATCTGTTCGGACGCAAAAAACAGAGCAGCGACGAGTTTACTCGTGGAAACGGGAAAGTGCCTGGCTGGATTGTCGGACTCTCCATCTTTGCTTCGTTCTGTAGTTCCATATCATTTCTTGGATACTGCTCATCAGCCTTTATGGGTAATTGGAATGCATTCGTATTCACACTCTCCATCCTTCCAGCCGGATTGTTGGCAATGTGGTATTTTGTGCCATTTTACCGTTCGCTCGGAAGCATCAGTGCCTACAGCTATTTTGAAAAACGGTTCGGAAGATGGGCACGGCTTTACGCCTCGGTGTTCTATCTTTTCACACAGATATGCCGGTCCGGAGCAATCCTGTTTCTGCTTGCGGTGCCAATGAATGTACTTATGGGCTGGAACATACCTATAGTAGTCACAATAACCGGACTCGGTATCGTGTTATATAGCCAAAAAGGTGGGCTCAAGTCAGTGATATGGACTGAAGCCTTGCAGGGAGCTATACTTGTAGGTGGTGCGTTGATATGTCTTATTGTCCTGTACTGGGGTATGCCGGAAGGTCCCGAACAAGCCATAAAGATATGCCTTGAACACAATAAGTTCTCTCTTGGGAGCTTTGATGGAAGTCTCGTGGAAAGCACATTCTGGGTATGTCTGATATACGGAATGTTCACCAATCTCAACAATTTTGCCATTGACCAAAGCTACACCCAGAGATACTGTGCTGCTCCATCGCTCAAAGAAGCACGTAAGAGCGCGTTCTGGGGATCTCTGCTCACCCTTCCTGTCAACTTTATACTCTTTCTCATCGGATCAGGACTCTTTGCATTTTACTATATAAACCCAGGAGATCTTCCCGAGGGAATAAAGAGTGATTTTGTATTCCCCTACTTCATTATCCATGAGATGCCTGTCGGTCTTGTGGGATTGCTTATAGCCTCAATTTTCTGTGCGGGCATGAGTACTGTAGCAACAAGTGTCACATCTTCTGGAACAATAATTCTCACAGATTTCTATTCCCATATGTTCCCCAATTCGAGCGATGAACGCAAAGTGACAGTACTGCGCGTGGCAAGCGTGGCAATAGGAATTCTCGGCATAGGAGTTGCGCTCTGCTTCCTTCTCGTGGATAACGCACTTGATGCATGGTGGGCATTGAGCAGTATATGTTCCGGTGGTGTTCTCGGTATGTTCCTTCTCGCCTATCTATGCCCGAAAGCAAAGAAAAACCACGTGGTGCCAGGAGTTATTGTAGGTGTGGCATCACTCATTCTAATCGCACTTCAGACCAAGCTCACCGACTGGTGGGACATACCCCAATTCGTCCACATCAATCTCAGTATCGTAATCAGCACTCTGCTCATATTCCTGATCGGATTCCTGCTCGTACAGCTATTAAATAGAAGAAACGAAAAACAGATTTAA
- a CDS encoding dihydrodipicolinate synthase family protein, producing the protein MNTSFRSPLSGIIPPLVTPLLDNDTLDVASLENLIEHLIAGGVHGLFILGTTGEEQSLSYRLRKEMIHEACRINNGRLPLLACITDTSIVESINLAKVAADCGASAVVSAAPYYFATGQPELAEFYEDMLPHLPLPLFLYNMPSHVKVNFSPATIHRIAENEKVIGFKDSSANLPYFQSVMYTMKDRPDFSMLMGPEEVTGECVMLGANGGINGGANMFPELYVAMYNAAKACDTKEVWRLQQLIMQISTTIYSVGQHGSSYLKGLKCACSLLGVIKDDFVAAPFHKFNAPERNKIQEALGRLPIENGKLIF; encoded by the coding sequence ATGAATACCAGTTTCAGATCACCCTTAAGCGGTATCATCCCTCCTCTCGTAACTCCCCTTCTTGACAACGACACTCTCGATGTGGCAAGTCTCGAAAACCTTATAGAACATCTCATAGCAGGAGGTGTGCACGGACTCTTCATCCTCGGCACCACTGGTGAAGAGCAGAGCCTCAGCTACCGTCTGCGCAAAGAGATGATACATGAGGCGTGCCGTATCAACAATGGCCGTCTCCCGCTGCTTGCCTGCATCACCGACACCTCAATTGTAGAGAGCATCAATCTTGCTAAGGTAGCTGCTGACTGCGGAGCCTCAGCAGTGGTGAGTGCCGCACCATACTACTTTGCGACAGGCCAGCCCGAGCTCGCTGAATTCTATGAGGACATGTTGCCTCATCTTCCGCTTCCCCTCTTCCTCTACAACATGCCAAGCCACGTGAAGGTAAACTTCTCGCCAGCCACGATACACAGAATTGCTGAAAACGAGAAAGTGATCGGCTTCAAGGATAGCTCCGCCAATCTTCCATACTTCCAGTCCGTAATGTATACAATGAAGGATCGTCCTGACTTCTCAATGCTTATGGGGCCGGAAGAGGTGACCGGAGAGTGTGTGATGCTCGGTGCCAACGGTGGTATAAACGGAGGTGCAAATATGTTCCCTGAACTGTATGTTGCAATGTACAATGCCGCCAAGGCATGCGACACCAAGGAAGTGTGGCGTCTCCAACAGCTCATAATGCAGATCAGCACTACAATCTACAGCGTAGGTCAGCACGGATCAAGCTACCTCAAGGGGTTGAAGTGTGCATGCTCTCTGCTCGGAGTGATCAAAGATGACTTCGTAGCAGCACCATTCCACAAGTTCAATGCTCCGGAACGCAACAAAATTCAGGAAGCACTCGGAAGACTTCCGATTGAAAACGGCAAACTCATTTTCTAA
- a CDS encoding sodium:solute symporter family transporter, with amino-acid sequence MEDLSMHTMDWVVLASYFIILLAIGLWASSKSKKESSKFLAGNSLRWHHIGFSMWGTNVGPSMLIASASAGFTAGIVSGNYAWYAFVFIALLAFVFAPRYLGEKITTLPEFMGKRFGESTRNMLAWYTIVTVLISWLALTLFAGGIIIRQVFGIPMWLSAFILLAISAFFTIIGGLKAIAYTNVYQMVLLILVSATLTIVGIWHLGGESVIGGINTLADPNIVPSDYWNLFQPNSDKEFPWLPILLGYPISGLWFWCTDQSMVQPVLAARDLNEGQKGANFTGWLKILDVAIYIIPGVVCFALWKTGFFGDRLIEPDNAYMTLVSSLFPVGMVGLVIAVLTAALVSTIGSALNALSTVFTMDIYVKSINPQASSEEIVRTGHIVTIFGALVSIMITVAVDNIKGMDLFNVFQSVLSFIAPPMAAVFVMGVFWKRCTTLAANVILTFGTIFSIGCGILYLWIIPQATEHVHFMMLSFLIFVVLIISMIAVSYFDKAVVEREPMTVIRNRLSVSVTVAWTLLAAVMIGLYIFFNGN; translated from the coding sequence ATGGAAGATCTATCAATGCACACGATGGACTGGGTGGTACTTGCCTCCTATTTCATCATCCTTCTGGCTATAGGGCTATGGGCGAGCTCCAAAAGCAAAAAAGAAAGCAGCAAGTTCCTCGCTGGCAATTCTCTCCGCTGGCATCATATAGGGTTCTCAATGTGGGGCACCAATGTGGGACCGTCAATGCTTATAGCATCAGCCAGCGCAGGATTCACTGCCGGAATTGTGTCAGGCAACTACGCCTGGTATGCTTTCGTGTTCATCGCACTTCTTGCTTTTGTGTTCGCTCCGAGATATCTTGGTGAGAAGATAACGACACTCCCGGAATTCATGGGAAAACGTTTCGGAGAATCCACACGCAACATGCTTGCCTGGTACACGATAGTCACCGTACTCATCTCCTGGCTTGCTCTGACCTTATTTGCCGGCGGAATCATAATCCGGCAGGTGTTCGGCATTCCTATGTGGCTTTCGGCATTTATATTGCTCGCCATTTCAGCGTTCTTCACCATCATCGGAGGGCTTAAGGCAATCGCATATACAAATGTATATCAGATGGTCCTGCTCATTCTTGTGTCAGCCACGCTTACTATTGTAGGCATATGGCACTTAGGTGGAGAATCAGTGATCGGAGGCATCAATACACTTGCCGATCCTAACATTGTGCCTTCAGACTACTGGAATCTTTTCCAGCCCAATTCCGATAAGGAGTTTCCATGGCTTCCAATACTGCTCGGTTATCCGATATCAGGCCTATGGTTCTGGTGTACGGATCAGTCGATGGTACAGCCAGTTCTTGCTGCCCGGGACCTGAACGAAGGACAGAAGGGAGCAAACTTCACCGGATGGCTTAAGATTCTAGATGTAGCAATATACATCATTCCCGGAGTGGTGTGTTTCGCATTGTGGAAGACAGGTTTCTTCGGTGACCGCCTTATCGAGCCGGACAATGCCTACATGACTCTCGTTTCGAGCCTGTTTCCTGTAGGAATGGTAGGACTTGTAATTGCCGTGCTAACGGCAGCACTTGTCAGCACGATAGGTTCGGCACTTAATGCGCTAAGCACTGTATTTACAATGGATATCTACGTAAAGAGCATCAATCCTCAGGCTTCATCGGAGGAAATAGTCCGCACAGGGCATATTGTCACCATTTTTGGAGCCCTCGTCTCCATTATGATCACAGTTGCAGTCGACAATATAAAGGGGATGGACCTCTTCAATGTATTCCAGTCGGTGCTCAGCTTTATCGCTCCTCCCATGGCGGCTGTATTTGTAATGGGTGTGTTCTGGAAACGATGCACCACACTTGCAGCAAATGTCATTCTCACATTCGGCACTATATTCAGTATCGGCTGTGGCATCCTCTACCTTTGGATAATACCTCAAGCCACAGAACATGTACACTTTATGATGCTCTCGTTCCTCATATTTGTCGTGCTCATCATAAGCATGATAGCAGTAAGCTATTTTGACAAAGCAGTTGTGGAACGTGAACCTATGACAGTAATCAGAAACAGACTTTCAGTCAGTGTGACAGTAGCCTGGACCCTTCTTGCAGCTGTAATGATAGGGCTTTACATCTTCTTTAACGGAAATTAA